ATCATTCAAGTATGTAGGAAACTCATTGCTCCCTCATTTTCTGCCCTCTAATACACGTCTGTAGCTAAGTTTGATTTATGTCTTTATTATTTTGCCCAGTGAAGCGGAAAACTATTGGCATGAGCTCATGTTCTTCCATTGCGTGACATTGTGGACATTTAAACCTTAATTTCTTATGCATATTTAATGGAATTTGTTAAATTACCCatggaaatgcatttttctACATCAGTGTCTGAAAGTTTTGTGCTCTAATTGTTTGTTCCTCAAGGACTGAAGTCTGAAGGCCTCTACAGAATATCTGGATTCAGCGATTTGCTGGAAGAAGTCAAGGTGGCGTTTGACAAAGGTACGCGTTCCTTTATCGATTTCTGTCGGCCTTTTTCCACGACGATGGACGTAGCACGCTTTCATCTGTTTACATAAGACACACAGAACCCTTCAGATTAATGAGAAAGTGACACATTTGTGGAGGATTACTGTGCAGATCCCACCCTGACATGTCCCCGTCACGCAGGGTTTCACAGTGTGGACAGACAGGGGGACGTCGGGAGATACAAACCATGCGTGCACTCGCGCTTCctcaaactaaaactaaaaattcCGCCGTGTTGGGATTCAATAGTTGACTTAGTGAAAATGAGCCTGTCTTTGCCCAGTGCAGTGTGAATTTCAACTGTAAGAAAACCCCCGCAGCGGTGGGCTAAACTCTTCACCAGATCCGCATGAGATCATCCATGAAAGAGTGTCACTCCAGCTCACAGCGCTGTGATGTTCAGTCTGCCAGCACAAGTAGGCCACGGCCCGCTCTGAGCGTGCGGAACTGAGGGAAAGTCAGAATAAAACAGGCCAGGCGGATGATAGCAGCTACGTTGCAAAATACAAAGCGAGaagaagatgttttattttgtcctttCCTTTCCAGCCAAAGGAACAAAATCTCTTCACTCCTCAATTCACACGATGATGTGGAAAAGTGTTGATGTCGACCATTTTTGCCATGTGAAAACTCACTTCTTCTTGTCTCCTTTATTCAATCTCACATCCTCACAGATGGCGAGAAGACAGACATCTCAGTGAATGCCTATGAAGACATCAATATCATCACCGGCGCTCTGAAACTTTACCTCAGGGATTTGCCGGATCCGATCATCTCATACGACGCTTACCCCAGGTTCATCGAGGCTGCAAGTAAGTCACAACGAGACAAATTAGTCAGAAAAACACCTGTTTCCCCACGTTGGATGTGACTGCTGTAAGGGGGCTGCTAagcgttgtgttgttgtttgcatGTCAGAGGACAGACACATGTCAGCTGTGGTATGATTGCACTGAATTATTACTGGCCAAAATAACAGAAACACCTATGTCTGGGGGAGTGAAATTAAATTGCCCTCAATGTGTACTCATTTTTAATTTCTGCTGCGATCGAGATCATGAATGTGTTTATATTCTGTAGTTTTATATCAGACTGCTCTTAATATCATGTCctctcaaatgtgtgtgtgtgtgtgtgtgtgtgtgcatgtctgctcCCATCTCAACAAAAGTCCTTTGCTGTTATTTAAAAGACGAGAGTCCAGGACACACTCACAATGTCAATCTGCATTAGCCATCTCATGGCGCCTCAGACTTATTCTCCATTATTATTCACACCGGAAATAACTGCATTGATTTCTGCTCGTGTCCTCTGAGGTCCGAGAGTGTGTTCTGGCCTCTCTGACTGAACGATCCTCTCTGTTGCTCCTCAGAGCTCACAGACCCAGACAAGAAGCTGGAAGCTTTCCGCGAGGCTCTCGCTCTGCTGCCGCCGTCACACAGTGAAACTCTAAAGTACCTCATGGCGCACTTAAAAAGGTGAGGAATGCTGTCGAATGCTGCAAGAAGTAATGGACCATGTGAAAATGAATAGGAAGGCGCGGTCCGGGGAAGGACTGGCTATTGTTTCTTTTATAATGAAGGGAAGAGTATCATAGTTAAAGGATGATATGCTTTAGACTTTTAAtaacacagtatatatatataattcaaaGGGGTGGCTTATTTTTAGAACTTGAGTGCAGAGTGCAGGGCGACACAGAATGAGAGTATCCTTGAAGAAGCGAATAAACAGTGTAAACATTGGATACCGTGTAAAACGGAGCAACATTGCGGCTGCAGAAATGAGTGATAGTCGTCCGTTCTGGTTATTCAGAATGACATGTTGTGCCTAAAAGCCACACGTCATGTGACTTTACTTCACAAAAACCCCTCTAACAACAGTCACACTGATTCATGATGAGATTAAAACGCCTCAGGCAACACCACTCAAGAGATTGTTAATTGCTGGATATGTGTGCAACAATGTGTTGGCTTATTTTTAGATTTTGTGTTATTTAGATTTTGTTTGAGTGTTTCAAAAAGGAGAATCGTTAACATTTTCTatctttttaatcatttttttcttctaatcaCACATTTGCAGGGTGACACAGAACGAGAAATTCAACCTGATGAACGCAGAGAACCTCGCCATCGTTTTCGGACCCACACTCATGCGCGCACCAAACCTCGACGCCATAACAGCCCTCAACGACATCCGCCACCAGaggcaggtggtggaggtgctCATTAAAAAGGAAGATGTGCTCTTCTGAGCACAGATCGGGACTTTTATAGAACGACTATCCGATGATTATTTTGTGTAAAGACTTGAATGGCTGTTTGTATTACATTGATTGATACGTTTTTGAAATGCCCTTTGTATGGACTAGTGCTGCCCTAACATCTCTCCTCCCCTGTATCGGGTGTGGACCATGAAACTTTACAATTTTGAGTACTTTACGTCTCCCCATTTTTGTCGGGGGATTTCTGAAGGCTGACAGGCCAGCGTGCATGCTGCAAGGTCTTTGTTGCTTTGTAGTCGTGACCCAGCATGTGTTGAGATCGTGTAGTGCTGAGATTCggcttttgtctgttttgtaGTAGTTAAAGTCCACATTCCTAGCCGCCTGCTGTGCATTTATCTTTGTCTGTCACACATTGTATAACCGAGTGTAAAAAATATGCTACTGATATTTCTGGGGTAATGTCTATGATGCTGCGTTTCTTTCTGATCTCCTCAACTGTTTTTATGTGACCTGGATACCCGTAGTTGAATGCGCCTTTCTTATTAACATGTACGGACTGCTGTATTTGCCTCACCGTAACATTTGTGAATTTAAATTTTGTATTGTAATGTTTTTGTACGCAACTTGTGCATGATCACTTTAATTTATTAAACCTTACTCTGAGACATGATGTGCTTTAATGTGTCATCTCACTTACCATGATAAAGATCTACACAGCGAATTGTGGGTTAAAACTGCATGAACTCATTGCAGCTAACACAACTTGAAGAAGCTGTGTTGGTAAACATGTTGgtgttttcatttgaagttGTGTAACTACAACCCTGGCAATTAGATGGATATTTGctctcagtagcctaattaaaagaaaaattgaGACTCATCTTGAAAGATTTCTATCTTCAGTACAAACGGATTGGCTTGGGCTGAATGCCTCAGACAGCAAGGGGAAATAAGAAATGATCAAGatacagacaaacacattcTTTTCATAGGATTTGTTGGCCAAAGGAAAAATATATAACAGTATACGTTTCCTTGAAAAGACTGATGAATAAACAGTGTAAGCGTCTGTTACTGTGTAAAACCTGGGCTACATTGCGGCTGCAGACAAGACTGATAGTCGTCCATTCTGGTTATTCAGAGTGACATGTTGTGCCTAAAAGCCACACGTCATGTGACTTTACTGCACATAAACCCCTCTAACAACACATCAGTCACACTGATTCATGGTGAGattaaaaccaaacacacaaacacccttaGGCAACACCACTCAAGAGATTGTTAATTGCTGGATGTATGTGCAAACAAGGCCACATTAAATGTTTGCTTTTAAAGTTTAATCATCCTCAGGTTGTGTCTTTCGAAGCAATTTCTACGAACCAGCCAAGCACAGATATCAGTGACTCTTTACAAGACCACTGGTTCAGTTACTGCTCAAATAGGAGTTATTTGGATTGTATATTCATTCCACATTACATGttgaattgttattttttctgtGGACATGTGAGCTTTCAGGTTTGATTATTATTGATGGATATAAAATCCGTGTTTTGTACAGCATGTTGTTTTCAAGCTTCACATTCAGCATTTCCCCTATTTTAGATTCATGCTCTTTAAATATCAACACAAAGCATCTGAGAAGCAATCACTGCTCGACGCTTAATCACTTGGGTCTTGTGACCACATCACATTGAGTTAAGCAAAAATTTCAGAATCGTCTCTGGTGATTGTGTGGCAAAATTGGATTTTCATCCGACCGTTTAGCCTCCCCCACCATTATCGGCCATTTTAGATACATAATTCTCTCGTCTACTCTACGAATTGGCTCTGAAAGACGGTAACCCACACCAATAAAGCTACCCAGCTCCCTACCCTTCAGTGCGATGGCGTGATAACACCGTGCTGGAGAGATGTCTGCCAAATGCATTGTGCGCTGGATTTGCCTCATTCACTGTAATGAGACGACATTTGAAAGGCTGTGATCCGTGAGATAACTGACTTTTCACTGTTGACTGGGTGGAAATACTCCCCCCCCTGCAAACAGCTGACCTGAATACATAAAATGTTGAGACATAAAGAAATATTCAGTTTCCACATGTGGAgccctttaaatatttttaattatgGAATTCTGAATGTTGCTGTGCTTTTACATACAATGGTAATTTATGTGAACAACAactatatatacaaatatacaacATGTATCCAGTAAAACAGCATATAGTGTTTTATGATAATAGATATCATAGTCTCTTCCAAAATATGTTACTAATTCTGTCCCGTGTCAAACGTTCCTATGTTTatgttaaaatataaaatatgtaaaataaaccaCTCTACACACATCATAATCTCTTCTGTGAAAACTCTAATCCTCTTAATCTTCATCGAAGCATAAACATCCAACATGTTGTCCAGTTTTTCATCCACCTCCCTGCAGATATTACATGGACGCTTTCATTCGGATTCAATGAACATTTAATCACACACAGCACAGTTATAAGCACACAGCTTACAGTCCTCCAGAGGCGGGGATTCACTGTGTTTTAATTAACAGTTGACAAAGAACCAGCACGCCCGGGACTGCAGGTTGGCTGAGCAGATATTGTGCCGTGTTACGCGACAGACTTGAATAAAGGCAACGCGCCGCTTACATGCTGTGAGTTCAGGTGGGCTGGTGATGGCAGATAGAGAGGGGAGGGTCGAGGCAAATCTCTCATAATTCAGTCATTGCCAAAATAGTCATTTGCCCCTAAGTAAGACGAATGAAGCGGGCGGTTGAGTGACTGGCTGATTGAACGGATTCGGGACGTGAGGAAATTGGGTTGCCTGACCCATCACGTCCCGCCAGGGTGGGGTGGTGCAGAGCAGAGGAGGGACTCGCGGGTGTAGCACCTGGCCCtcgggagacacacacagcggttTGATCATCTGAATCATCTAAGATTATAATGTCATAAAATGTGAGGGGCAACTGGACAAAACGGCAGACGTATATTGATCATGTGCAGACATTTAACTGCCTCTGAAAGGCCCCTTGTGGAGGGATCAAATTGTCATCTATGAACCTGACAGTTCCATTTTTTAATCCCGCTAAAGATCTAAAGCATTACAATCACAAGAAATTCAAATTAAACTGGACTGTAAAcatattaaataattactttaaAAACAGGGTAGTTCCTCACTGctacaagaaaaataaacagcaagCATGTGCTGCGTCTCATCGGGAGGTTGCTTGCGGCCACAATGGGATATTTTAGTGGTGGATTACTCCGGCATGTTGATCTTGTAGCAGATGACAAAGAATGCGGCCCTCTCAAGTGACGAGCACTGGCAGCGGGTCACTCACATCCGCTGTCGGACAATAACAAAGAAGCTGCCAGTGAGGAGCACAGGAGTCATTTGCCAGTGCTGAAAGAATATTCTCACGAGCAGCGTGTGGAAGTTGGATCTTTCTTTTTATGGCAAGAATGAAAcctgtatttttcattttttatctgGTCATTCTAGCAGGTAAGAACTTAAACTTACATGTTGGTTTACTTTGCTAGGATTTGCTTTAGTGTTTAAATGATGAAAAGTAAATAACCCGTCTACAAAAACCATTGATTAACTCTGTTTGCtgtcattattttaatgatAATCGCCCCTTGGCAAGTCAAAGCTGATCCATTTCTAACAACAAAACTAAAGAGCAAATTATAATTCTGTGCAAACCAGCTATTTGATTGACAAGGCCATGTGTGCTCTTTTCGCTTTGCTGTTCAACCTTTATTACGTCTGTCACTACATGAAGTCACATGCATaatgatatattattatattatgagATTTCTTAGTTGGAGGTCTGGAGTTTCATTCAACCagtcaaaaaaaaatgttactgtAAAATGACCTTTTTCTCAAGGTCAGCCGAGAAATCAAAGGGAATCCTGCTCTGGCTTTTGACAGATATGTGGGAGAAAGATCAGAACATTCTTTTAACAACATCACTGGTGTACTATTACATGTTTGAATGCAGTAATTCTAGACCccagaaatatatatacacaactaaGTAAGTGAACAttaagactttttttaaatccccagAACTTATTTAATGCCCAGCATTTCCTAAGCGTGTCACTTCCAGTTCGTAACATAGttcatgcacatgcatgtgtgtaacACCTTACACCATAGTATGAGACTAGTCACATCTATTTTCAACTCATATTAAATTGAGTCAAGTATCAGATGTCCTTAAAGCGACACAACATACTTTGGCACAACACAACCGTGTTTCAAGACTTATATTAAGATAGTTTGAGGAACAAGGAAGGACATATTTCACACGTTGTCCAAATTTCCTAAAGAAAAGTAGTAACTGTAAACAACATTAACCACGTATGTGTTTGTTAAATTGGATTTTAGGTGCTGCCTGGGGCTCTTCTGATGAAACCCGCCTGGTCAAAACCCTCTTCACCGGTTACAATAAAGTGGTCCGTCCCGTCAACCACTTCAAGGATCCGGTGGTTGTTACTGTGggcctgcagctcatccagctcATCAGTGTGGTGAGTTCTCATGTAACGCATCGCATCGCCACCTGTACAAGGATTCACTGTCATCAACTGTCTGAACACGATCCTCTGCAATCACAGGATGAGGTCAACCAGATCGTCAGCAGCAACGTGCGACTCAAACAGGTTTGTTTTTATGTTGATGAGATTTTTTGACTAAAGAAGAGACAACGCTTTCTATTTATGGATTATAATGTCAACAAtgtgctaattaaaaaaaatcctagaaaaaaaaacatcatcatgCTTCTTCAGCAACatataacaaaaaaatgaaatgtaagtaTATGAACAAATATTTCAAGAGATAGAAACAAATAATGTTTTTCTCGATTAAGCAAACCTAGCAGACAAACCTACGGATTGAGTACAAAATTGGGCAACCTATATAATAACTGCACTGGGAAGACTTTCTGTACTAGGTGTATAATCCTTCTATGAAAtggaaaatatttatatatttaggaAAGTATGTGACAATTAATGGATCCCTTTATGTAGAAAATGTAATCTTCCTTTAAAATTATTATCCGTACAAAATGTGTGAAAATCTACTAACATGGTTTGCATGATGTTTTCTGCTTATATTTACTATTTCTCTCCATTCCACCCTTCTCATCATATATGAAGACCTGTCCATTGTTCTTGgtgtccttttttgtttgtttgttttttttagcaatggAAAGATGTGAACTTGCAGTGGAAGCCAGAGGATTACAGCGGCATCAAAAAGATCAGAGTTCCCTCTACTGACATTTGGCGGCCTGATCTGGTTCTCTACAATAAGTAAGCTATGTAATCAGGATCCATTTGCTCAATGCTTTCCATGACCGTGTCCAACCCTGAAGAAACAATTACCACACCTAGTGGTGTTGTCTTCAGTCGCACTTTCCCAAAGTCCAGATTGCGGCATGTAGAAGCTCATATTTCATTGGGCTAAATCTGGACTCTGCATTGACCCCCTCTCACCATATGCTGCGTGCGACATGCTGCCCCCCCCTGACAACTGGCGAGCTGAGCGCTGGTTGGCTGGAGCGCGACACCAGCGCTGACCCCTCCTCGGGCACTGATGTCCCCTAACATTTAACTCATTGTCGCCCATATTGATACTGAGGTTCCTGTGCCCGCAGTGCCGACGGAGACTTCGCCATCGTTCACGagaccaaagtgcttctggagcACACAGGAATGATCACATGGAACCCACCGGCCATCTTCAAGAGCTACTGCGAAATCATCGTGCTGCATTTCCCCTTTGACCTCCAGAACTGCAGCATGAAGCTGGGCACCTGGACCTACGATGGAAACTTGGTCGTCGTCAACCCTGTAATTGACATTTTTAGTGGACTAGTTCTGTATTTTGGAAAGCTACATGTTACACTATCATGGGGTTTTCTGTGCCCGACCGTTCGTCTGCCAGCGGCAGtgactaaaaacacacaaagagtaCAGTTCTAACAAAAGAGACGTGACACATTAATTGAGGGTGCTCTCCTCCAATGTGAATATTCAAACCTACAGAAAGTTGACTTCAAGTCATGCTACACTAACGGTCTCCTGCATGTACATTTATACAGAGTGGTATTGATCCTATGATCATCTCTACATCATCCTCTCGTGTGTGGCCTCTCTCCACCAGGACAGTGAACGCCCTGATCTGAGTAACTTCATGGAGAGCGGGGAGTGGGTCATGAAGGATTTCCGCGGCTGGAAGCACTGGGTGTACTACGCCTGCTGCCCAGACACACCTTACCTGGACATCACGTACCACTTCCTCATGCTGCGGCTCCCGCTCTACTTCATCGTCAACGTCATCATCCCCTGCATGCTCTTCTCCTTCCTGACTGGTCTCGTCTTCTATCTCCCCACAGACTCTGGTATG
The window above is part of the Gasterosteus aculeatus chromosome 16, fGasAcu3.hap1.1, whole genome shotgun sequence genome. Proteins encoded here:
- the LOC120834215 gene encoding acetylcholine receptor subunit alpha, with the protein product MARMKPVFFIFYLVILAGAAWGSSDETRLVKTLFTGYNKVVRPVNHFKDPVVVTVGLQLIQLISVDEVNQIVSSNVRLKQQWKDVNLQWKPEDYSGIKKIRVPSTDIWRPDLVLYNNADGDFAIVHETKVLLEHTGMITWNPPAIFKSYCEIIVLHFPFDLQNCSMKLGTWTYDGNLVVVNPDSERPDLSNFMESGEWVMKDFRGWKHWVYYACCPDTPYLDITYHFLMLRLPLYFIVNVIIPCMLFSFLTGLVFYLPTDSGEKMTLSISVLLSLTVFLLVIVELIPSTSSAVPLIGKYMLFTMVFVIASIIITVIVINTHHRSPSTHTMPNWVRTVFIETIPNIMFFSTMKRPGKEKQAKSSIYGADFDISDISGNQTTSITYQSPITKNPDVRSAIEGVKYIAETMKSDEESNNAAEEWKFVAMVLDHILLCVFMAVCLIGTLGVFAGRLIELSML